Genomic DNA from Cucurbita pepo subsp. pepo cultivar mu-cu-16 chromosome LG13, ASM280686v2, whole genome shotgun sequence:
ttttgagttcttTATGGCTTGTATATTTTGGAACTCAGTGTGTTCTAACCACGACCGTACTTTATTTGGGTATACTCTTTTGTTCTAGGTACAATGTAGCAATCAAATGTGCAACAATTACTCCAGGTATAATTGCCTTTCTAAATTGGAAAAGAGCATCTAATATATTGGCCTATTCTgtgttttgttgattttacattactatattttaatGAGCATCTGGAGTTCTTATATTGGAAGAATGACAATTGACAGATGAAGCACGTGTTAAGGAATTTGGCTTGAAGCAGATGTGGAGAAGTCCAAATGGGACAATCAGGAATATTCTGAATGGTCAGTGCCCCCACTATTTGTACTTTATTATGGTTTGTcgaattatttgaaaaagcTTTAAAGACTTATGactaaaatatacatttttgcTTTATCAATTATATTGATTGAAGTCCAAGCggatttgaaaataatattaattgtgTTTCTTGTTACAGTCCACtgtattttctatatatatatatatatatatatatatatatatatatatatatatatatatatatatttgtaatggCTTGTAATTATTTGACGGGGAAGAGAGAATTTTGTTTCAGAATAGCTTTCCTTTGGTTCAACCTGTTTTGTAgttatttgtttttacttCCAGGCTTACCAATTGGCATCTTCCGCAGGTACTGTCTTCAGAGAACCAATTCTTTGCAAAAATGTTCCTCGCCTTGTACCAGGTAATTGCTGTCCacattgattttatattttggtttAGAATATTGTACTGATTGTGGTTGTTGTCAGGTTGGACGAAGCCTATCTGTATTGGACGACATGCTTTTGGTGATCAATACAGAGCTACCGATACAGTTATCAAAGGACCTGGAAAACTGAAATTGGTTTTTGGTATTTGAAATCCCAAAAACTGCATTTCTTGTCTAATGAATTCTCAATTGCTTTTATTTGATAGTTTCTTAAAATGCTGACTGTTGCAGAGGGGCAAGAGACGCAGGAGATAgaggttttcaattttactgGTGCTGGAGGAGTAGCGTTATCCATGTATAACACTGACGAGGTTTGTTATAGTATCCCCACGGtctaattaagaatttaataaaatattctcaaCCCCTTTCATGTTTCAGTAAGTTTCCCAAATTAATCATACAATGTAATGCTGCCTTGTAGTCCATCCGCTCCTTTGCTGATGCATCAATGAACACTGCTTATGAGAAGAAATGGCCTCTTTACCTTAGCACCAAAAACACTATTCTAAAGAAATATGATGGAAGGTATGGACTTTGATTTGTTATTTTGTATATGgattatatgaaatatttatggCAACCTTTTCCCTGCACCTGTAccaataattttctttcattatgtTCATGAATTGAATGAAGATTCAAGGATATATTCCAAGAAGTCTATGAATCCCAATGGAAATCAAAGTTTGAGGCTGCTGGCATATGGTGAATAGCTTATGACTTGATAAATGTTTATTAAGCCATTCCCAGTTTGAACTGCTAAACTAATTATTCTGGTTCTTGAAGGTATGAACACCGTCTCATCGATGATATGGTGGCTTATGCACTTAAGAGTGAAGGAGGTTATGTCTGGGCATGCAAGAACTATGATGGAGATGTTCAGAGTGATTTCTTAGCACAAGGTATGTGAAAATTTGAGCACGTTCCTTCTTCTGGCCTTTGGTTTTTAACATTTCTATCATGTGGTTGCTTTCTTTGCTTAGGGAtgctaaaaaatttatacttgGCTTGCATTTTCTCCATCATTTCTAACTTTATGTTTTTGGTTTTAGGATTTGGATCTCTTGGGTTGATGACTTCTGTATTGGTATGTTCCATTCAAGTTTTCAATACGTTATTACCAAGactaatttttataatctGCAAGTCCTTCAATTAGCAGATTGAGTTTGATTTCTATATTATGTTTAATCTCCTTGAACTTCATTGATAtctaaggaaaaaaaaggaagaccGAACAATTACATTTGTTTGCTTTACTTACCAACATGAAAAGGTTATTCTTTTTGTGGGGTTGTATTTTTGTTCGCTTATtcatcaaaagaaataaagcaTCAATTTATGCCTttggaaaatatttgaagaaaaatagcTGCTTTCTTGTGGGCCTCCACAAAAACGATGATTTCTAATGTGCTCCAACTTGTCATTTTGATATGCATTCTTACCATTGAAATTCACATGGGTATTAGATTACccaattttgttggttttgaaGTGTATAAAGAGTACTATATCTATAAGGCTTCAGTATTAATGTGAATCCTTGTTGAAATTTGAAGTATGTCTGCACTTTGAAACTAGGTTTGCCCTGATGGAAAGACAATTGAAGCAGAAGCAGCTCATGGTACTGTTACACGACATTTTAGGGTTCATCAAAAAGGAGGTGAAACCAGCACAAACAGTATAGCGTCCATCTTTGCTTGGTCTCGTGGCCTTGCTCACAGGTAGTTATCATTTGGTTAATATCTCTTTGGTCCCTTGAACATTTTGATGTTAAAGAATATTTAGAAGTTAACTATTTATCACTGTTTGTAAAGGGCAAAACTAGATGACAATGCTAGTCTCTTAGATTTCACTGAGAAACTAGAATCGGCTTGTATTAGTACCGTGGAATCTGGGAAGATGACCAAGGATCTTGCTCTTATCATTCATGGATCCAAGTAAGTTCCATATTAGTCATCGTCATGAATGACCTCTTTCCACTCCTTTGCCattagattgaaaattttatcacATTATTCCCGTGTTTGGTGCAGGCTTTCTCGAAACCATTATCTGAATACTGAAGAGTTCGTTGATGCTGTAGCTGAGGAACTAAAATCCAGACTACTTAAGGCATAGTGGTATTTTAAATGTTCAATGGTGAATAATTGTTAAATGTTCAAGAACatctttctcattttctcttctttcctgGATAATTAGTCTAGTGGGAGGAATGCTATTAATGCGTTTGGCAGTTTACTATCAATCCTTTTAAAGTTAAACAACATTAAGTGGAAAAGGTGCATTGAATTTAGGATAGTCAACTTGAGGTTGTTAAATAATTCCTTCTTTTACAATCCTTTTTCCCATGGCACCTGCACGTCCTTTGCATTTCTCTTAAGTGTGTAAAGATGTATCTTAGAAATTTTATCCTGCTCGTGGAAAATGCTAATTCCTTTCTTGGTTCACTTTTTTAATGCTTCTTTTTGCTTTCTATTGAAATTGTTGTGATATGCTTCGTAATTGTAATTGAACTTGAGATGTTCACTCCTTCCTGATGTAGGATCCTACTCCTTTTTCTTATGGACTTATAAATAGGTGTAGGACACATGTTAGGTGGGTTACTAGTTGAAGGACGACCCCCCTACTTCTATTTGTTTCATATTGGCTACCAccaatttttttctccatcTCTTCTTTCTACTTCTATTTGTTTTCTCTTGCAGATCTCTTTTCCTTGAGCTATCAAAAGTGCAGCAGATTATATCTTAAAGTATTGCTTCCAAAATTTAGATAATAAAGCTCTAAAAAGTTCCAATTTTTTCCTtcgtttcttgttcttctcgaTTAGATCTAAGTTGGGTTCCTACATCGGGTTTGAAGATTCCTTATCACTCTCCTCTTTCATACTTCCACTTCTCTTTAACACTAAGGTTTCTGTTTCCCattgaaaagaatgaaagGAGAATGCCAAGGAGAGTTTATTCATTGTGCATCAGCTATTCTGAACTGATCTACTCAGAGCAATCTCCTATTTGTGCTAGGAGATTCTAAGCTAATCAAGTACTAAGTTTTTGGTTTATACATGATCCGCAATAATATAAATGACTACAAGAGAGTGTGAGAAAGACGTTTCAGGACATAggagtggaaaaaaaaattataaagtgATCTTCCATCACCACCTtggtaatttcatttttagaataatCACGGGCAATGTTTAGTGGGCACCAGAGCCTTTCTGGACGTTCGGTTACTTCCTGGGAAtcttttcattgaattttttagcCATTGGACAATGTTGTGTCAAATAAAAGTTACAAAGTTACACATACTTTTTTACTTCACccatgttatttttttttgggcgATTCAGACTCATTAGAGCTGACCTTGCAGGCTAGGTTGTGAAGTCTGACTGCTGAAATACCATGAAATGAACTAGAGAGGAGACAATCTAATGGAACGATTCAATTCAACCGTTAGGAGCTCTGAGGCTACTGTTGTGTTCTGTGTTTGAGAAATGTTTCAACGTCAATTGTCAAATAATGACAGCTTAAACCTTCTCAGCTGTTATAAtctatttccatttttccCTTTCCCGGAAAATGGAAtatgcattttattttctttttcagtttaATGAGCTGCAATAATTATTCATCATGGTGTTCTGGGTTTCACTTTGCTGGAAAACGACTCTTCAATTTTTCGTaggctgtttttttttaatcatataatCACTGTTTCTTATCATACTTCGTCATTGAAGAGTTTTATGGATACAGGAAAAATGTGCTATATTTTACTCACAAGCTGCTGCTTGTATATTTTTCTCAGGAAGCCAGTGGAGCGCACGAAGAAAATAGTAAGCTTTACGGCCTCAATTTCTCCTCTAGCCGTTCTTACAATCTTGTCAACATTTCTTATCTGAATATTTGAACTGGTTATTGTCTCAAGCCCCTTATTAATCCTCCCATAAAGTGTCTCCCCCATTGGCTCTTAGGAAAGATCAGCAAAGCTTGAGGGAGTGTTTATTAGGAAAATATGGGGCAAAGGAAAGGTCGGGGAGCCTTGTTATTTCTCACACTCCTAAAGTTGCTGTAGTGTGAAGGGCACTGTTAAGGGCATGTGCTGTGCTCCTGAAGGCATTAGATATTGGACTTAAATGGTACGGGCGAGGAGggattttgttaaaatcttTCCTTCCTTAATGAAAGAACGAAAGAAGCCGAGGttaaggcaatggaattgcttGACCTTGTTCTCGAAGGGAGAGGACAGAAAAGAGGAGACCGATAGGGAGAGtagttcagtctcattcatctttcgtgTTTACAGTGAAGGGAGAGTAAGTTCATTAGCTGCTTTACCTCCTGAAATGAAGGGAATATCGGTGAAGGGGAAGGAGTTTACAAGTTTAtagtgaaagaataaatagggagATGAGTGAGTAAATCTTTCTTGAATTTGTTGAGTCTTGAAAGcataatcaaattcaatcaaagAGAAGAGACCGACAAACAcctattctattctatttaccTCGTAAAAGAGTTCAATCTGTCTAATTCAtgttgagtctttcctttcgaattaccttgtgaaagagtgaaatgaaagaaaaaatagggagaggtgaaAGAGTTCAATCAGTCGTCTCCATTTGAATGGGCTGGTTTGTCCAAGGGTTTATCTTTGCATAATGAGCGTTTTTCTTCCTGTGCCTCagtctctttttcttctctgatgtgatttgttctttgttatttttgcCATTTTGAAAGAGTTGACACTCCTCAAGCCCCCTATCTGGGTGAGGCGACTTACAAGATATTGCTTTCGAGTCTAAGCTCGGGTGGTAACTCATTTCCTTGGTGTCACTGTTGCCCAATTCAATTCCATGTCGAACATTTAGATGATGCTCGAGCTTGGGCTTAAATTGTGTCTGGGAACTAAGTGAGGGTAGATTAGATATTTCTTTCATACACTATCAAATTTTTTCTACACGGCCTTCTTTAATTAGATAGACGTGGTGGGCACCGTGAATTAATCATCGACATTGACATTTAGAACTTCATGAGAGAAGAGCGTTCGACAAATGGGTATGAAGCATATACCTAGGTCAACGCGTAGTCCATAAGACTAAGTAAAGGTAGTTGAGAGAGCTTTGAAGTGCTGAAAGGCCTTAAGCTAAAGCTAagtctattttcttttaatttctttgattgatAAATTTGCAAGTGGCTTTGCATATTGACTAGGTAGCTTGGTGGTAAGGGCTCCTATCACAATCCAGAAAAGGGCATGCCTGTTGTGTGGGTCCCATAATGCTATCCTCAAGCGTCCAGCTAACTTTGGTTGAACAAGAACAGGTAACCTTTGATCCGTTCTAATCAATTGATAGAGATCGTTTATAAATGTCGTGAATATGTCAACAAATAGTAACCTTATTATCgatattatatttaatcttaagctgattttattaatgattcaattaattattgtaatacCAAGACAACGGAATATTTTGATTCCCAATTTGGTCACTAAGGCATGCGACCAAATTATAttaatctttgttttttttttatgtttgagttgatcaaattatattaatattctctACTTTACAATAATCGAATGTAGTAGTTAATGGTAGGAcccatttaattattattattattattattattaaaatgtaataattaGGAAGGAGCTCTCTGGaagattatataattaaaaaaaattaaataaataaattgtggTGTGGTGTTCAATCAAGCCAACAGGGTTTTGAGAAAATACATTTCAAACTTCTTATAGAAGTACTTTACGACTCTAAACAAGTCCGACTTAACATTCAATACTAAAGTCAAGCTAAATTGCAAACTCgatgtttattaattaaatataactctatgtttattaattaaatatagaaactttttaaaaatgaaacttcAAAGTTTTGAGATAAAAGACCTTGCTAgaataatatgatttttttaaaaaaaataagatgaaTCTCCTAGGCATCTTGTATTTGTCACacgtgaagaaaatatttttggttcttttgaaaACAAGTAACTTTGTCCATCACAATGTGGCAGACGGTGAAATTCTTTAGTAactattttcataatttcGACTAAGTTTTTACCATGTAGtgttttttttacaaatatatatatatgtatatataatttcttgttatatttttttttattacatattACAAACCCTTTGGTAATCATTACTTTAAAGAAATtctattttgtgtttttggaATAATTGGAATTATGGTATTGAAAATGATAGGAAAGCAGCTCcaataatttcttcaaaaaatttaacacaTAGGACACAagaaatatacaaaaaaagaaaaaagaataaaaagaataaatatatatatatatattcgtaAATACTGATGggaataaaaatatctaattgtCTGTTCATTTAGGGTTTGAAAAGTGTTGTTggttatttaattcaattaaatattatagtaaaaaaaaattaacccatCTTCACAACTGCCCTCCTTTGTTGATATTTTGTTGAGATAAAAAATTAGTggttcatttttaattattaaaagtcAACATCAAATTGGACCACCACACTCTTAAATTCCcccaacaaaattaataaataaatatcttttatattttatacatttattatatttaattaattcttaagGCATTCTAAAgtctataaaaaattaatggatttatttattttttaaaaattattaaattaaatcttcatacactaattttcatttattatacttttgactttgcttcattttagtctatatatatatatatatatacacacacggaccttttttgttcatatttatatgattttaaaatattaaattttagttctAAAAAAAGGGCtgttttgaataattttaaaaaataattaaataaaaggtcatgccaaaattttgattaaaaaaaatataagaattaaaatggacgttttgaaaatacaaaaataaaacaaatagaGCTAATATTATGGcaaattcaattatatatatataaataaaatgttgatAGGGAGAGAATCCTATCCATATTACACTCAAAAGAAATTGACatttcctaaaataaaataaaaaataattttcataaaattaaaattcaacatCAAATTGGCCTAAACCCATAAATTCTTCCCatcaaaccataaaattattatctaaaatatcttaatatggTAAATAATTCTTTGATAGTCcggtaattaattaaaattataaataattaatagtcAATAATTCTTTGATTAGATTTGACATTTGTCGGAGAAAAAAGACAGGTATGAAGGCACAATCTTCTCCGGCTACCCCTTGAGTACGTTGCTTATGAGGATCTCGTCGAGGGTGAAGCAATACTGAGGTCATTGACGAGCTTGAATCATGTGGTCTGCTTGCCATTCATCGGTCGTCGGGTTCTCATTATGTTCTAGTGTAGCTGTTActtctttctttgattcaagtCTTTCATTAGAAGACTTTTTTTCAAGTTCATTCCAATCCTGACTTCTCTCCTAAATGTTTCACCTCATTTCAagggtaaaattgtaatttggaagaaaatgtgACAGAAAGTTTGTGTCGGTTCCAAAAAGTTAATGTCtgagaataaagaaaaagagttaatttttttcctaatcATAAATAAGTTAGAATTAGATCTGATTGGGACAATAGTTATTTCAGTACAAGTTCACTTTCACGTTAGACTTATTCTCTCGGGTCTCTTATCGACCTTTCgtctttttattatatccAATTTTACCCTTGATAGAGACacgataaaataaaaaataaaaaaaattattcttttattcattgtaaatattaaaaagtcataattaattaaacaaaatttaaataataaatttctctaattaataattctatttatatccctaaaaaatattattaattaaaaccttatttttattttattatgaacaTTTTATAGCTAAATTAGACGTGATCGAGAGGGAcaagtaaaattaattttttattacgaACATTTTATAaggttttaattaaaaaaattataaaaaattaattttttttcatatctttcttaaattaaattaatatattaaatataaaaaaattaattttttataatttgcaTCCCTATCTTcgtttctttcatttatttaaatatgcttttggaataaaatatacattaaagacaaaatattaaaagtaccATGTGACGAGttatttaattacataaaagaattttcaaacatatataaaataattttaaaaaatgataccAACTCGACTCGTAATGTACTTATGCGACACTTATTCTTACTCTCGTAGTTAACTAAAATTGATACCAACtgtcacaattgcactttCTGACACGTAATGCGACTGTGCCGACACTTATTTTGACTATTGCAGTCAACTAAAATTGATATCAACTGCCACAATCGTACTCTATTAGGACTCGTAATGCAGGTGTGCGACACTTATTCTTACTCTTGCAGTTAACTAGAATTGATACCAactgtcacaatcgcactttgtCAGGGCTCGTAATGCGACTGTGCGACACTTATTCTGACTATTGCAGTCAACTAAAATTGATATCAAtagtcacaatcgcactctatTAGGACTCGTAATGCAGGTGTGCGACACTTATTCTTACTCTTGCAGTTAACTAGAATTGATACCAactgtcacaatcgcactctgtCAGGGCTCGTAATGCGACTGTGCGACACTTATTCTGACTATTGCAGTCAACTAAAATTGATATCAAtagtcacaatcgcactctatTAGGACTCGTAATGCAGGTGTGCGACACTTATTCTTACTCTTGCAGTTAACTAGAATTGATACCAactgtcacaatcgcactctgtCGGGGCTCGTAATGTGACTGTGCCACACTTCTATTGCAGTTAACTAAAATTGATATCAACGGTCACAATCGTACTCTATTAGAACTAGTAATGCGTTCtgttactaaaaaaaagtaacgttttaaaaaaataatattatattaaaagcAATAATCATAGTTTTGAGTCCCGGGAGTGAACataatattgtaatattattttatattaattaaaaaataaagggaGGACCACACACAAATTGCCACTCCTCCAGGAAGGAACAGGGAATTTCCGTTCTGTGAGGCAATCAGCCTTCCAAAGCTGACCAAATATCACTATTTAAACCCCCTCCTCCTTCGTCTcccttcatcttcatccacCTCCATtgatcttctctttctctgatCTCGATCCGCCATGGTTTTGTCCAAGACTGTTTCTCAGACGGATGTCTCCGTCCACTCTACTTTCGCTTCTCGATATGTGCGAACCTCTCTCCCGAGgtaattcatttcatttcgttGATCGCGGATAAGATCGATTCATCGATCCGTCATTGTTGTTGTTTCGCACCTGTTTTTTCAGATCTAGAAATTAATTACTGAAATTGCTATCTGTGATTTGTGTTTTGGTGATTCTGTTTCTTCGATTTTTCTCTGGATCGATTTCTTTAATGTTCTGTTTGTTGTAGATTCAAAATGCCGGAGAATTCGATCCCTAAGGACGCTGCGTTTCAGATCATTAATGATGAACTCATGCTCGATGGAAACCCTAGGCTGAATTTGGCATCCTTCGTCACCACTTGGATGGAGCCTGAGTGCGATAAACTCATCATGGCCGCTATTAACAAGAATTACGTTGATATGGATGAGTATCCCGTCACTACAGAGCTTCAGGTACGATTCTCCATCTCTCTGTTAGCCTTAATCGAAAGATTAGATCCATTTCGTTCCACCGCTTCTCTCCATTATCCATCGATTTTCCTCTGAAAATTCTTCcgaattttgaaatatagcGTTCGCTCATGGCTGAATTCTACGAtcgagattaaaaaattaacaaaaattatagtttaattatttaaaatgagtttgttcaagtctaaaaaaaggaagtttaattaaatatttcaacaacaaaaaaaaaaaaaaaaaaaaaaaaaaNcataattaataaattaattgtttaatcCTTTTTATCCCAgccaataaaaaattaatcatacATGATTCAATATTcgaattataatataattttaggaTCACATAAACCTTTATGTGTTGTCATATAGTTTATTATAATATGactttacatacatacatatattaaaaataataaaacatttttcttaaaaaataacaacaaatatttttttaatttaaatatattagtttaaaacaactttatTCCATAaccattcattcattttgcatgtatttttaaat
This window encodes:
- the LOC111808785 gene encoding cytosolic isocitrate dehydrogenase [NADP] isoform X2, which gives rise to MAFQKIKVANPIVEMDGDEMTRVIWESIKNKLIFPFLELDIKYFDLGLPHRDATDDKVTIESAEATLKYNVAIKCATITPDEARVKEFGLKQMWRSPNGTIRNILNGTVFREPILCKNVPRLVPGWTKPICIGRHAFGDQYRATDTVIKGPGKLKLVFEGQETQEIEVFNFTGAGGVALSMYNTDESIRSFADASMNTAYEKKWPLYLSTKNTILKKYDGRFKDIFQEVYESQWKSKFEAAGIWYEHRLIDDMVAYALKSEGGYVWACKNYDGDVQSDFLAQGFGSLGLMTSVLVCPDGKTIEAEAAHGTVTRHFRVHQKGGETSTNSIASIFAWSRGLAHRAKLDDNASLLDFTEKLESACISTVESGKMTKDLALIIHGSKLSRNHYLNTEEFVDAVAEELKSRLLKA
- the LOC111808785 gene encoding cytosolic isocitrate dehydrogenase [NADP] isoform X1, with the protein product MAFQKIKVANPIVEMDGDEMTRVIWESIKNKLIFPFLELDIKYFDLGLPHRDATDDKVTIESAEATLKYNVAIKCATITPDEARVKEFGLKQMWRSPNGTIRNILNGTVFREPILCKNVPRLVPGWTKPICIGRHAFGDQYRATDTVIKGPGKLKLVFEGQETQEIEVFNFTGAGGVALSMYNTDESIRSFADASMNTAYEKKWPLYLSTKNTILKKYDGRFKDIFQEVYESQWKSKFEAAGIWYEHRLIDDMVAYALKSEGGYVWACKNYDGDVQSDFLAQGFGSLGLMTSVLVCPDGKTIEAEAAHGTVTRHFRVHQKGGETSTNSIASIFAWSRGLAHRAKLDDNASLLDFTEKLESACISTVESGKMTKDLALIIHGSKLSRNHYLNTEEFVDAVAEELKSRLLKARL